One window from the genome of Clarias gariepinus isolate MV-2021 ecotype Netherlands chromosome 15, CGAR_prim_01v2, whole genome shotgun sequence encodes:
- the timm13 gene encoding mitochondrial import inner membrane translocase subunit Tim13 — protein MDSFGSDFSSASGSGKMDTGAIMEQVKVQIAVANAQELLQRMTDKCFKKCIGKPGSSLDNSEQKCIAMCMDRYMDAWNTVSRAYNSRLQRERARM, from the exons ATGGATAGTTTTGGATCAGATTTTTCCTCCGCCTCAGGAAGTGGAAAGATGGACACGGGCGCTATCATGGAGCAGGTGAAGGTGCAGATAGCGGTGGCTAACGCGCAGGAGCTGCTGCAG AGAATGACTGATAAATGCTTCAAGAAGTGCATCGGCAAACCAGGCAGCTCATTGGACAATTCAGAACAG AAATGCATTGCCATGTGTATGGATCGGTATATGGATGCCTGGAACACAGTATCCCGTGCATACAACTCAAGACTTCAGCGGGAACGAGCGCGTATGTGA
- the enc3 gene encoding ectodermal-neural cortex 3 gives MSVSNHENRKSRSSSGSMNIHLFHKTSHADSLLTQLNLLRKRCVFTDVVLQAGNRAFPCHRAVLASCSRYFEAMFNGGLKESRDAEVNFHDSLHPEVLELLLDYAYSARIIINEENAESLLEAGDMLQFHDIRDASAEFLEKNLHPSNCLGMMLLSDAHQCQRLYELSWRMCLANFATLYRTEDFLNLPKDQVQELIFSEELEVEDESVVYEAVIDWVKADVGRRLSDLPELLRCVRLALLPESYLLRTVVSEQLIMGDKVCREIVEDAVRCKMKILQNDGVVTGFCARPRKVSQALLLLGGQTFMCDKVYMIDNKTKEITLKTDLPSPRKECSACAIGCKVYVTGGRGSENGASKDVWVYDTLHDEWSKAAPMLVARFGHGSAELDHVLYVVGGHTSLSGSFPASPSVSLKQVEQYNPQSNKWTLVAPLREGVSNAAVVGTKNKLFAFGGTSVNRDKYPKVQCFDPCENRWTVPAACPQLWRYTAAAAVGNHIVVIGGDTEFSAGSAYRFNSETYQWTKFVDVTAKRISCHAVASGNRLYVVGGYCGAQRCKTLDCYDPSTDSWDSVTSVPYSLIPTAFVSTWRYLPS, from the coding sequence ATGTCTGTGAGTAATCACGAAAACCGCAAGTCCAGGTCGAGCTCTGGCTCCATGAACATCCACCTGTTCCACAAAACATCGCACGCTGACAGCCTGCTTACTCAACTGAACCTTCTGCGCAAACGCTGCGTCTTCACCGACGTCGTGCTCCAGGCTGGAAATCGAGCCTTTCCGTGTCATCGGGCCGTCTTGGCCTCCTGCAGCCGCTACTTTGAGGCTATGTTTAACGGTGGACTCAAGGAGTCCAGGGATGCAGAAGTCAACTTCCATGACTCGTTGCACCCAGAGGTTCTGGAGCTTCTGTTAGACTATGCATACTCTGCCCGCATCATCATCAATGAGGAGAACGCTGAGTCGCTGCTTGAAGCCGGAGACATGCTGCAGTTCCATGACATCCGAGATGCCTCAGCGGAGTTCCTTGAGAAGAACCTGCATCCCTCAAATTGCCTTGGAATGATGCTCCTTTCTGATGCACATCAGTGCCAAAGGCTTTATGAGCTCTCCTGGCGAATGTGCTTGGCGAATTTCGCCACGCTTTACAGGACTGAGGACTTCCTGAACCTTCCAAAAGACCAAGTACAGGAGCTGATCTTCAGTGAGGAGCTGGAGGTGGAGGATGAGAGCGTAGTGTATGAGGCAGTTATAGACTGGGTGAAAGCTGATGTTGGAAGGAGACTCTCCGACTTGCCTGAGCTTTTACGCTGTGTCCGTTTAGCACTACTTCCAGAGTCCTACTTGCTCAGAACTGTTGTTTCTGAACAGCTAATCATGGGAGATAAAGTGTGTCGAGAGATTGTCGAAGATGCTGTACGATGCAAGATGAAGATTCTCCAGAATGACGGTGTGGTGACTGGTTTCTGTGCACGACCCAGAAAAGTCAGCCAAGCTCTGCttctcctgggaggccagactTTTATGTGTGATAAAGTGTACATGATAGACAACAAAACAAAGGAAATCACGCTCAAAACTGACCTTCCTAGCCCTCGAAAAGAATGCAGCGCCTGCGCTATCGGCTGTAAAGTTTACGTCACAGGAGGCAGAGGCTCTGAAAATGGTGCTTCTAAAGATGTCTGGGTCTATGATACTTTACATGATGAGTGGTCCAAGGCTGCGCCTATGCTTGTAGCAAGATTCGGACATGGCTCGGCCGAATTGGACCACGTTCTGTATGTCGTAGGCGGCCACACTTCTCTGTCAGGCTCATTTCCTGCATCTCCATCAGTCTCGCTGAAACAGGTGGAACAGTACAACCCACAATCCAACAAATGGACTTTAGTTGCACCTCTTCGAGAAGGTGTGAGCAATGCTGCGGTCGTAGGCACCAAAAATAAGCTCTTTGCTTTTGGTGGAACCAGTGTCAACAGAGACAAATACCCCAAGGTGCAATGTTTTGACCCTTGTGAGAACAGGTGGACAGTGCCAGCCGCTTGTCCTCAGCTTTGGCGTtacacagcagcagcagccgttGGCAATCACATTGTGGTCATTGGCGGAGATACGGAGTTCTCTGCTGGCTCGGCGTATCGCTTCAACAGTGAAACATACCAGTGGACTAAATTTGTTGACGTCACAGCCAAAAGGATCAGCTGTCATGCTGTAGCTTCTGGGAACCGACTCTATGTGGTTGGCGGGTATTGTGGCGCTCAGAGGTGTAAAACACTGGACTGTTACGACCCCTCGACTGACTCTTGGGACAGTGTGACCAGTGTTCCATATTCCCTGATTCCCACTGCGTTTGTTAGCACCTGGAGATACCTGCCATCTTGA